From the genome of Planococcus sp. MSAK28401:
CATTTCTTTCCACGTGATATTTAATCAAGTTTATTACATTTTGCTTTTTCAAAAATATCTACCTCCCATTTCTGGCGTATTTATTGTACCACGAAATGGGACAAAAATTGTGTTTTTGGGACTTTATTTGAATTTTTTAATATTAATTGTTAATACCATTCATACTGTCTAAAAGTAAACAGTATTGTTTGTACAGGAATGGACGAATTCCGGAAGAAGGATGATAAATTTTCTTCATGATCGATTAAATGTGGTTGAATGCTGTTTTTGGCAAGTAAAAAATGCAGTGAATGGCAGTTAAAAATGTCGCTTGCCAATGCACCTTTTTCTACTTGTTCAATTTTGCAGTAAAGACTCTTTCATCCGATGACTCGGTCCTTTAAATACGACCAGATGGGAATGGTGAATCAATCGATCAATCACAGCTTCAGTAAGAATGGGGTCACCGAAAACATGGTTCCACTCCCCAAACCGTAGGTTTGTAGTGATAATCAGGCTATTTCTTTCATAACACAGACTGATAACTTGGAAGAGAAGTTCGGCTCCTTGTTTATGCAAAGGGATGAAGCCCAGTTCGTCTAAGATCAGTAAATCCAGTTTTTCAAGCTGCTTATGGAATCGACCAATTGTCCCTTTTTCGTGGGCATCTAGGAGCCGATTGACCAAGTTTGCTACCGTAAAGAACTTGATATTTTTAGCGGATGACTGAATGGCATTCAGTCCAATCACTGTAGAAAGAAAGGTCTTCCCAGTGCCCACGCCTCCGTAAAATATCAGATTTTCTTTCTTCGATAGGAATTCTCCCTCTAAAAAATAGTTTCTCGTTAGTCCCTGGGTATAATCAATTTCATCCCATATGAAAGGTACCGATGGGACTTCTGGAAGCTGTGATTGACTAAGTAGGAGATTCGTTTTTCGTTCCTCTCGCTGCTGAATTTCTTGTTCCATCAGCTTGAGTAAGAACTCTTCATTCGAAGTAGCTTCTACCTCATGGTAATGCTGGCGAATCCAGCTCAACTTTAATCTCTTCGCATATTCCTCAATCAGTGGTCCCATTAAGAAGCACCTCCTTTGTCAAAGAGCTGATCGTAATTACTTGCGCCTCTTACAATTGCCGGCATGACAGGAACTGAACCTTTACGAATCTCAATTTCTTTCCGCACGCCTCGCCCATTGATCAGTTGATAAAAGACCTGCTTAATTGAGTCAACCGAAGGATGGCCATATTCAGATGCGAGGGAAAGTGCTTCTGTCGCAATGGAGAAATCATGCTCTTTTAACAACACCGATAGAAGCCGCAAGGCTTGTTGCTTTTCAGGGACTGTACAAGCTTCCAAGTATTGTTGCCAATTTTGCGGGAGCTGTTCATAGAAGTCGGTATACTTGATTGCCATTGGCCGTTTGGCCATTAAGTTTAAGTAAGGCTGCCATTCCATTGATTTTTTCTGGTCTCCGTAAATGCGTACATGGCTAATGATTAATTCTTTCTCCGGCGTCATGATGTCGATGCGGTTGTAGGAAATCTTGGCCAACACCTTGCCTTTCGCAAAGCGCGGGGAAGTGGAATAAAGGCGATTATCCACTTTTAGGTAGCCGTACTTATCGGGCTTTCCTGACTCATACCGCACACATTCAAAGACTTTTTCCGGCA
Proteins encoded in this window:
- the istB gene encoding IS21-like element helper ATPase IstB, encoding MGPLIEEYAKRLKLSWIRQHYHEVEATSNEEFLLKLMEQEIQQREERKTNLLLSQSQLPEVPSVPFIWDEIDYTQGLTRNYFLEGEFLSKKENLIFYGGVGTGKTFLSTVIGLNAIQSSAKNIKFFTVANLVNRLLDAHEKGTIGRFHKQLEKLDLLILDELGFIPLHKQGAELLFQVISLCYERNSLIITTNLRFGEWNHVFGDPILTEAVIDRLIHHSHLVVFKGPSHRMKESLLQN